From the genome of Myripristis murdjan chromosome 22, fMyrMur1.1, whole genome shotgun sequence, one region includes:
- the dorip1 gene encoding dopamine receptor-interacting protein 1, with protein MESELCVLNDAEDLQTLISNTEQSLQFERSKTLFEEIRASIYNNDEEESSFWRPVLPWGGVYTIRAGRKAISCTPLYVKINLKNTCTIDGFLMILYVILRDNQGFPRELGVFLGKQFVEHFLYLMDSYDYTTVKMLWIWDRMSKRQYRSAVHQAALEIDLFGNEHENFTKNLENLMSTVQESLCTNWSCPARFQEFIKRTISINPPHELPHRDPIQSAVDEFFCPRILLCKELGCDGLREFSQRVFCHGPPPFVILNMQQWKSEELSYVPYHLALSQHRYSLEGATLFNKDEHHYSAAFQIDGCWMHYDGLRSDNLILLHKPPELLLLSSLVYIRASEK; from the exons ATGGAGAGTGAGTTATGTGTTTTGAACGACGCCGAGGACCTCCAGACGCTAATCTCTAACAccgagcagagtctgcagtttGAGAG GTCTAAGACATTGTTTGAAGAGATTCGTGCCTCCATTTACAATAATGATGAAGAGGAAAGCTCCTTCTGGAGGCCTGTGCTTCCATGGGGTGGTGTCTACACCATCAGGGCGGGACGGAAGGCTATATCATGCACCCCCCTGTACGTCAAGATAAACCTAAAAAACACCTGCACCATCGATGGCTTTCTCATGATCCTGTATGTGATTCTACGAGACAACCAGGGCTTTCCCAGGGAGCTGGGCGTCTTCCTCGGCAAGCAGTTTGTGGAGCATTTTCTCTACCTGATGGACTCCTACGACTACACCACAGTGAAGATGCTGTGGATTTGGGACAGGATGTCCAAGAGACAGTACCGCTCCGCTGTCCATCAAGCAGCCCTAGAGATTGACTTGTTTGGCAATGAGCACGAGAACTTCACCAAGAACCTGGAGAACCTCATGTCCACCGTGCAGGAGAGCCTGTGCACCAACTGGAGCTGTCCTGCCCGCTTCCAGGAGTTCATCAAAAGGACAATCAGCATCAA ccctCCTCACGAGCTGCCTCACAGAGATCCTATTCAGTCAGCTGTAGATGAGTTCTTCTGCCCCAGGATCCTTCTCTGCAAAGAACTCGG GTGCGATGGGCTAAGGGAGTTCTCTCAGAGGGTTTTCTGCCATGGACCGCCTCCCTTTGTCATTCTCAACATGCAGCAATGGAAGTCAGAAGAGCTGTCCTATGTTCCTTACCACCTGGCTCTGTCCCAGCACAG GTACTCACTGGAGGGCGCCACACTCTTCAACAAGGACGAGCATCACTACTCAGCAGCCTTCCAGATAGACGGCTGCTGGATGCACTACGATGGCCTGAGGAGTGACAATCTGATCCTGTTACACAAGCCTCCTGAactcctgctgctctcctctctggtctacATCCGTGCCTCGGAGAAGTGA
- the klhl28 gene encoding kelch-like protein 28 — MDQQAQSYMLASLTRPHSEQLLQGLQLLRQDHELCDIVLRVGDAKIHAHKVVLASISPYFKAMFTGNLSEKETSEVEFQCIDEAALQAIVEYAYTGTVFISQETVESLLPAANLLQVKLVLKECCSFLESQLDAGNCIGISRFAETYGCHDLCLAATKFICQNFEEVCQTEEFFELTRAELDEIVSNDCLKVVTEETVFYALESWIKYDVTERQQHLAQLLHCVRLPLLSVKFLTRLYEANHLIRDDHACKHLLNEALKYHFMPEHRLSYQTVLSTRPRCAPKVLLAVGGKAGLFATLESMEMYFPQTDSWIGLAPLSVPRYEFGVAVLDQKVYVVGGIATHMRQGISYRRHESTVERWDPDTNTWSSVERMAECRSTLGVVVLAGELYALGGYDGQYYLQSVEKYVPKMKEWQPVAPMTKSRSCFATAVLDGMVYAIGGYGPAHMNSVERYDPSKDAWEMVAPMADKRINFGVGVMLGFIFVVGGHNGVSHLSSIERYDPHQNQWTACRPMNEPRTGVGSAIVDNYLYVVGGHSGSSYLNTVQRYDPITDSWLDSSGMMYCRCNFGLTAL, encoded by the exons ATGGACCAGCAGGCCCAGTCTTATATGCTTGCCAGTCTGACACGGCCGCACTCTGAGCAGTTGCTGCAAGGCCTCCAGCTCTTGCGGCAGGATCATGAACTATGTGACATTGTGCTGCGTGTGGGTGATGCCAAGATCCATGCCCATAAAGTAGTGCTGGCCAGCATCAGCCCCTACTTCAAGGCCATGTTCACGGGCAACCTGTCAGAAAAGGAGACCTCTGAAGTGGAATTCCAGTGCATCGACGAGGCAGCTCTCCAG GCCATCGTCGAGTATGCATACACTGGCACTGTTTTTATCTCCCAGGAAACAGTGGAATCTCTGCTACCAGCGGCCAACCTGCTCCAGGTCAAGCTAGTGCTCAAGGAGTGCTGTTCTTTCTTAGAGAGCCAGCTGGATGCTGGGAACTGCATAGGCATCTCCCGCTTTGCTGAGACTTATGGCTGCCACGACCTGTGTCTGGCTGCCACCAAGTTCATCTGTCAGAACTTTGAGGAAGTGTGTCAGACAGAGGAGTTTTTTGAGCTGACGAGGGCCGAGTTGGACGAAATAGTGTCCAACGACTGCCTTAAGGTGGTCACTGAGGAAACTGTGTTTTACGCCCTGGAGTCGTGGATCAAGTATGATGTGACTGAGCGACAGCAGCATCTGGCCCAGCTGCTGCACTGTGTGCGCCTTCCTCTCCTCAGCGTCAAATTCCTCACCCGCCTATATGAAGCCAACCACCTTATACGTGATGACCACGCGTGCAAGCACCTGCTCAACGAGGCCCTCAAATATCATTTCATGCCTGAACACCGGCTGTCCTATCAGACGGTGCTGTCCACGCGACCCCGGTGTGCCCCCAAGGTGCTGCTTGCAGTTGGAGGCAAGGCTGGACTGTTTGCCACACTAGAAAG CATGGAAATGTATTTCCCTCAGACAGATTCATGGATAGGGCTCGCACCGCTCAGTGTGCCGAGATATGAGTTTGGAGTGGCAGTGCTGGACCAGAAGGTGTACGTGGTGGGAGGCATCGCCACGCACATGAGGCAGGGCATCAGCTATCGGAGACACGAGAGCACGGTAGAGAGGTGGGACCCGGACACCAACACCTGGTCCTCGGTGGAGCGCATGGCCGAGTGCCGCAGCACACTCGGGGTGGTGGTCCTGGCTGGGGAGCTGTACGCCCTGGGAGGTTACGACGGCCAGTATTACCTCCAGTCGGTGGAAAAATACGTTCCCAAGATGAAGGAGTGGCAGCCTGTGGCACCCATGACAAAGTCCCGCAGCTGCTTTGCCACTGCTGTGCTGGATGGCATGGTGTACGCCATAGGAGGCTATGGCCCAGCCCACATGAACAG TGTGGAGCGCTATGACCCCAGCAAGGATGCCTGGGAAATGGTAGCCCCCATGGCAGATAAGAGGATCAACTTTGGAGTTGGGGTCATGCTAGGGTTCATATTTGTGGTAGGCGGACATAATGGAGTGTCCCACCTGTCCAGCATCGAGAGATACGACCCACATCAGAACCAGTGGACAGCTTGTCGGCCCATGAATGAACCTCGAACTG GTGTGGGCTCTGCCATCGTGGACAACTACCTCTATGTGGTGGGGGGTCACTCGGGGTCGTCCTACCTGAACACTGTCCAGCGCTATGACCCTATAACAGACAGCTGGTTGGACTCTAGTGGCATGATGTACTGCCGTTGTAACTTTGGTCTGACTGCCCTTTGA